Proteins encoded by one window of Pelmatolapia mariae isolate MD_Pm_ZW linkage group LG14, Pm_UMD_F_2, whole genome shotgun sequence:
- the rps3 gene encoding 40S ribosomal protein S3 has product MAVQISKKRKFVADGIFKAELNEFLTRELAEDGYSGVEVRVTPTRTEIIILATRTQNVLGEKGRRIRELTAVVQKRFGFPEGSVELYAEKVATRGLCAIAQAESLRYKLLGGLAVRRACYGVLRFIMESGAKGCEVVVSGKLRGQRAKSMKFVDGLMIHSGDPVNYYVDTAVRHVLLRQGVLGIKVKIMLPWDPSGKIGPKKPLPDHVSIVEPKEETLPTTPMSEQKGAKPEVPVMPQGAPVPTA; this is encoded by the exons ATGGCGGTGCAAATCTCCAAGAAGAGGAAG TTCGTCGCAGACGGTATCTTCAAGGCCGAGCTGAATGAGTTCCTGACTCGTGAGCTTGCTGAGGATGGTTACTCCGGTGTGGAGGTGCGCGTGACTCCAACCAGGACTGAGATCATCATCCTGGCCACAAG GACCCAGAATGTTCTTGGAGAGAAGGGTCGTCGGATCAGAGAGCTGACCGCTGTGGTCCAGAAGAGGTTTGGCTTCCCCGAGGGCAGCGTGGAG CTGTATGCTGAGAAAGTTGCCACTCGTGGTCTGTGTGCCATCGCTCAGGCTGAGTCTCTGCGCTACAAACTGCTGGGAGGCCTGGCTGTGCGTAG AGCTTGCTATGGTGTTCTGAGGTTCATCATGGAGAGTGGCGCCAAGGGCTGTGAAGTCGTCGTGTCCGGCAAGCTGAGGGGTCAGAGGGCCAAGTCCATGAAGTTTGTGGACGGTCTGATGATCCACAGCGGAGACCCCGTCAACTATTACGTCGACACAGCCGTCCGCCACGTCCTGCTGAGGCAGG GTGTGCTGGGCATCAAGGTGAAGATCATGCTGCCCTGGGACCCCAGCGGTAAGATCGGCCCCAAGAAGCCCCTGCCCGACCACGTCAGCATTGTGGAGCCCAAGGAGGAGACCCTGCCCACCACACCAATGTCTGAGCAGAAGGGGGCCAAGCCAGAGGTGCCCGTCATGCCCCAGGGAGCACCTGTACCCACCGCATAA